Proteins from a genomic interval of Zingiber officinale cultivar Zhangliang chromosome 2A, Zo_v1.1, whole genome shotgun sequence:
- the LOC122041575 gene encoding myosin heavy chain, cardiac muscle isoform-like, translating to MSRIPKWKIEKTKVKVVFRLQFHATQIPQQGWDKLVISFIPIDTGKATAKTNKVSVRNGICKWPDPIYETTRLLQHAKTKTYDEKLYKLLVTTGSSRSSFLGEVNINLAEFADALKPSSVSLPLTNCDFGTILHITVQLLTSKTGFREFEQQRELSVRGIQIASGNKNYPVDTEAASSEIINEVAEKDSMRFASLEQVGESNEEYEDSPGKMDGSSFTSESLNAEKNDLQGTHEVDNFSITSADLPGNEASVSQLSTQERKDWTHGWSSNYSVDNDLTTAYGENNRFKVRLEVAESACLQLKLEARSLQRITDELGAETKNLSEQILLELASGEQLSREVSLLKSECAQFRDDLEVLQSSKAMLQNLDRRAGSPFLSNKNCEDDLVDGKPQGDFTASEIHYMYHDLRVKWLESLLLIEAKVREIQNKTRLGYRGNDVDLLGSDFNLLGCFISDLKEDIIQVKGLKRSYENNTYLWGAVHCLDSGIAYHKYDSLMKDFETPSLRGVDRFDLLTKLEDSTVEKENLIKKLDQMQCYYESLMLESEESQKQTVKELESLKNEHSSCLYSTSFLQNQIEKLHQEMNEQFMAFSEDRNSLESQNKELERRAVASETALNRVRWNYSIAVERLQKDLQLLSFQVLSMHETNENLAKQTFPDDDKHYDDEGSDEARIYNIKDGILTRINQENYQLNISGVQTNNELREINHKNSPPNGISTSVSCEYSGLPLMQRQSKEDVHVDGFGLYKTRQHAPNFTQVNNNLAADVSAETHVDEFPSRLSVGDAMLGIHRKSLYTEVDREHMKSLQRFEVLLADTEAEVLEMYLLNVNLKIFSDVLLGALHDVNGGVEQMKEKEFELAQDLQHTTEMKASYALKMHKAVEYSRILMDDKAKCVSRCDDLSLKNQILEAKLQDVSYESTILSEKVAEYEKMFVEFKTYEKMYNTCIEERDKLKNLLNNEIQQKKCLETEMRSMNSDFKLRKEEFDKESSENDKMQTCLENILEQLGNLYACMMSCNEQINCFVLDGISVSHQLESGNYLSVFTSLEQFQQGATKKVLELHKENINLKEEREFFQSSQNNTELKYDNMKQQFESDINVVTEKLLMSNFLVEKLQVELQNAFEKLKISSDAEERTELRNKDLSSKLTTLEMKLQQAIEENKDLVNQLILLASIKEDLEKTQISLTHCMEEKRTLLMSIQSMNEVSTQMENEIFSLKENLELIQREMQTEKRIREELDNAVKSFSAQLEEKERESLSLYEGKTEARYLQDMILDLERTSIGYKHQLMKSEENQRSLESENSSLKVQVMELSNQLAELLDTSLASEIKVTFIRSHSCDRMQDFFAQLKTVERKLEKMTLKNEDLIASLEILVEKESQLIDENAKLSIVLQSLQSDYDIITQEKESLINFINKNNTEFEDMKVRAATLEVDSDCQKKKYEDEICQLKNIVICYEEEVCNLRSSRDALEVTNMVLKSKLDEQHRKISSLEESEYQLRALQEDHNELSCKLSELILKAEEYKNLSNHLRELKDKAEAECLQAREKKENQRSSQESLRIALVKEQYKSQIQELKNQLFVSKKYAEEMLLRLQNALDEVESRKKTEVFLVKKIEELSEKISNLECELDTVLTDRKELAKAFDRITDELECTVLNLKCCKEESLKLENSLNKCNEEKLKLEDSLKECNEERTNARVELDLVKRLFENLALDGSVNHKGNINSDFPAITSIEQIMQDGNFEFSSVFQELLNYTDTNLEMDASTVNFAKFSKYADIEVALPTVDERSHSYLPLNSTASKESEGALDQEAKFADNIIDIADIEEHFKEQQKLMSGIGMLQKELEKLRNENLSSLIPLEDHQFLPSRQILERDLSQLDMANEQLGSIYPLFKELPESGKALERVLALELEFAEALQSKKKLDFHVQSSFLKQHNNEAAVLQSFRDINELIKEMLESKTRYATVETELKEMHGRFSQLSLQFAEVEGERQKLSMTLKSRVPTRS from the exons ATGTCAAGGATTCCTAAGTGGAAGATTGAAAAGACAAAAGTGAAAGTTGTCTTCCGCCTACAGTTTCATGCAACACAA ATTCCACAACAAGGGTGGGATAAGTTGGTCATATCTTTTATCCCCATCGACACAGGCAAAGCAACCGCTAAAACAAATAAAGTTAGTGTCAGAAATGGGATCTGCAAGTGGCCAGATCCAATCTATGAAACTACAAGACTTCTCCAGCATGCAAAGACAAAAACTTATGATGAGAAGCTGTACAAGCTTCTGGTCACTACG GGGTCTTCCAGGTCAAGTTTCCTTGGAGAAGTTAATATCAATCTAGCAGAATTTGCAGATGCACTGAAACCTTCATCTGTTTCATTGCCTCTTACTAATTGTGATTTTGGAACAATTTTACAT ATCACGGTTCAACTTCTTACGTCCAAAACTGGCTTCAG AGAATTTGAGCAGCAAAGGGAGCTGAGTGTGAGGGGGATTCAGATAGCATCTGGCAATAAAAATTATCCTGTTGACACTGAAGCGGCATCGTCAGAGATAATTAATGAAGTAGCAGAAAAG GATAGCATGAGATTCGCTTCACTTGAGCAAGTGGGAGAATCAAATGAAGAGTACGAAGATTCACCTGGTAAGATGGACGGCTCATCTTTCACATCGGAAAGTTTAAATGCTGAAAAGAATGATCTTCAAGGCACGCATGAAGTAGATAACTTCAGTATCACTTCTGCTGATTTACCTGGGAATGAGGCCAGTGTCAGTCAGCTTTCTACACAGGAGAGGAAGGATTGGACACATGGATGGAGTTCAAACTATTCTGTTGATAATGATCTAACTACAGCTTATGGAGAGAACAATAGATTCAAAGTGAGATTGGAGGTTGCAGAGTCAGCATGTTTACAGCTTAAGTTGGAAGCAAGGTCGTTGCAGCGAATTACAGATGAATTAGGTGCAGAAACAAAAAACTTATCTGAACAAATTTTACTTGAGCTAGCTTCAGGAGAGCAATTGAGTCGGGAAGTGTCCTTGTTAAAATCAGAGTGTGCTCAGTTCAGAGATGATCTTGAAGTCTTACAATCTTCCAAAGCTATGCTCCAAAATCTTGACAGGAGAGCTGGTAGTCCCTTTTTGTCTAACAAGAACTGTGAAGATGATTTAGTTGATGGTAAGCCTCAGGGTGACTTTACTGCTTCAGAAATTCACTACATGTACCATGATTTGCGGGTCAAATGGCTCGAGAGTCTACTTCTTATTGAGGCAAAGGTCCGGGAAATCCAAAATAAGACTCGTTTAGGGTATCGTGGAAATGATGTTGATTTACTGGGTTCTGATTTCAACCTTCTTGGATGTTTCATTAGCGACCTTAAAGAAGATATTATCCAAGTAAAGGGTCTCAAGAGATCTTATGAAAATAACACATATCTATGGGGTGCAGTTCATTGCCTGGATTCTGGTATTGCATATCATAAATATGACTCACTTATGAAAGATTTTGAAACACCAAGTTTGAGAGGGGTTGATAGATTTGACCTTTTAACAAAACTAGAGGATTCAACAGTCGAAAAAGAAAATCTTATCAAAAAGTTGGATCAGATGCAGTGCTACTATGAATCATTAATGTTAGAATCGGAGGAAAGCCAGAAGCAGACAGTCAAGGAACTGGAAAGTCTCAAAAATGAACACTCCTCCTGTCTGTACTCAACTTCTTTTCTTCAAAACCAGATTGAAAAATTGCACCAAGAGATGAATGAACAGTTTATGGCTTTTTCTGAAGATAGGAACAGCTTAGAATCTCAAAATAAAGAACTTGAGAGAAGGGCTGTTGCTTCAGAAACTGCATTAAATAGGGTTCGCTGGAACTATTCTATAGCAGTTGAGCGCTTGCAGAAGGACCTTCAATTACTATCTTTCCAAGTGTTGTCTATGCATGAGACAAATGAAAACCTTGCAAAGCAAACTTTTCCTGATGATGATAAGCACTATGACGATGAAGGGTCAGATGAGGCAAGGATATATAACATCAAGGATGGCATTTTGACTAGAATCAACCAGGAAAACTATCAGTTGAACATTTCAGGAGTTCAGACAAACAATGAACTTCGTGAAATCAATCACAAAAATTCTCCACCTAATGGGATATCCACATCTGTTTCCTGTGAATATAGTGGACTGCCCCTCATGCAGCGGCAAAGTAAGGAAGATGTACATGTAGATGGATTTGGTTTATATAAAACTAGACAGCATGCTCCTAATTTTACTCAGGTAAACAACAACCTTGCAGCTGATGTATCCGCTGAGACACATGTAGATGAATTCCCTTCTAGATTGTCAGTGGGTGATGCTATGCTTGGCATTCACAGGAAGAGTCTATACACTGAAGTAGACAGAGAACACATGAAATCACTTCAGAGGTTCGAAGTGCTTCTTGCTGATACTGAAGCTGAAGTTTTGGAAATGTATTTGCTAAATgtgaatttaaaaattttctcagATGTTTTACTTGGGGCATTGCATGATGTAAATGGAGGAGTCGAGCAAATGAAAGAAAAAGAGTTTGAACTTGCACAAGATCTACAACACACAACAGAGATGAAGGCTAGTTATGCGCTTAAGATGCATAAAGCAGTTGAGTATTCAAGAATATTGATGGATGATAAAGCCAAATGTGTCTCCAGATGTGATGATCTGTCACTGAAGAACCAGATTCTGGAAGCAAAACTCCAAGATGTCTCTTATGAAAGTACTATTCTTAGTGAAAAAGTTGCAGAATATGAGAAGATGTTTGTGGAATTTAAAACTTATGAAAAAATGTACAACACATGTATCGAAGAAAGGGATAAGTTAAAAAATCTGTTGAACAACGAAATTCAACAGAAAAAATGTCTTGAAACTGAAATGAGATCAATGAATTCAGATTTCAAATTACGGAAGGAAGAATTTGACAAGGAGTCTTCTGAAAATGACAAAATGCAAACTTGTCTTGAAAATATTCTAGAACAGTTAGGGAATttatatgcttgtatgatgtcTTGCAATGAgcaaataaattgttttgttCTGGATGGAATCTCTGTATCACATCAATTGGAATCTGGAAACTATTTGTCAGTTTTTACAAGTCTGGAACAGTTCCAGCAAGGAGCAACAAAGAAGGTACTTGAGTTACATAAGGAGAATATAAATTTAAAGGAAGAGAGGGAATTTTTTCAGAGCTCTCAGAACAACACAGAACTAAAATATGATAATATGAAGCAGCAATTTGAATCTGATATAAATGTGGTAACTGAAAAGCtattaatgtctaattttctggTTGAAAAGCTTCAAGTGGAGCTACAGAATGCCTTTGAGAAGCTTAAGATCAGTTCAGATGCTGAAGAGAGAACTGAATTGAGAAATAAAGACTTGTCATCGAAATTGACAACCTTAGAAATGAAACTGCAGCAAGCTATTGAAGAGAACAAGGATCTAGTTAACCAGCTAATTCTACTAGCAAGTATTAAGGAGGATCTTGAAAAAACTCAGATCAGTCTTACTCATTGTATGGAAGAGAAGAGGACTTTGTTGATGTCTATACAGTCGATGAATGAGGTCTCTACCCAAATGGAAAATGAGATTTTCAGTTTGAAAGAAAATCTGGAACTCATTCAGAGAGAGATGCAGACAGAGAAAAGAATAAGGGAGGAACTTGATAATGCAGTTAAAAGCTTTTCGGCTCAGTTGGAGGAAAAAGAACGTGAGTCGTTATCTTTATATGAAGGAAAAACTGAAGCGAGGTATCTGCAAGATATGATTTTAGATTTAGAAAGAACAAGCATTGGATATAAGCATCAACTAATGAAGAGTgaagaaaaccaaagaagtttagagAGTGAGAACTCATCCTTAAAAGTCCAAGTTATGGAATTGAGCAATCAATTGGCAGAACTCCTTGATACTTCACTAGCTTCTGAAATTAAAGTTACATTTATCAGAAGTCATTCCTGTGACAGGATGCAGGATTTCTTTGCACAACTTAAGACAGTAGAAAGAAAACTTGAGAAGATGACCTTAAAAAATGAAGATCTTATTGCCTCTCTTGAAATACTTGTTGAAAAAGAGTCACAGTTAATAGATGAAAATGCAAAGTTATCAATTGTTCTTCAGTCACTACAATCTGATTATGATATTATTACACAGGAGAAAGAGAGCCttattaatttcataaacaaAAACAATACAGAATTTGAAGATATGAAAGTTAGAGCTGCAACTTTGGAAGTTGACAGTGATTGCCAAAAGAAGAAATATGAAGATGAGATTTGTCAGCTGAAAAACATTGTAATCTGTTATGAGGAAGAAGTGTGCAACTTAAGGTCATCTAGGGATGCATTAGAAGTTACAAATATGGTACTGAAATCTAAACTAGATGAAcaacatagaaaaatatcatcacTTGAGGAAAGTGAGTATCAGTTGAGAGCCTTACAGGAGGACCACAATGAACTTAGTTGTAAACTCTCAGAGCTGATACTGAAAGCAGAAGAATATAAGAACCTGTCCAACCATCTAAGGGAACTCAAAGATAAAGCAGAGGCAGAGTGTCTTCAGGCTCGAGAAAAAAAGGAGAACCAGAGATCATCGCAGGAGTCGTTGAGAATTGCTCTTGTTAAGGAACAATATAAGTCCCAGATCCAGGAGCTGAAAAATCAGTTGTTTGTCTCCAAGAAGTATGCAGAAGAAATGCTATTGAGATTGCAAAATGCTCTTGATGAAGTTGAGAGCAGAAAGAAAACCGAGGTTTTCCTAGTGAAAAAAATTGAAGAATTGTCAGAGAAAATCTCAAATTTGGAGTGTGAGCTAGATACAGTTCTGACTGATAGAAAAGAATTAGCCAAAGCTTTTGATAGAATAACCGATGAACTGGAGTGCACGGTTCTGAACCTTAAGTGTTGCAAGGAAGAGAGCCTAAAGCTTGAAAACTCCTTGAATAAATGCAATGAAGAAAAGCTAAAGCTTGAAGATTCCTTGAAAGAGTGCAACGAAGAAAGAACAAATGCTAGAGTTGAGCTTGACTTGGTAAAGAGGTTGTTCGAGAATTTGGCCTTAGATGGATCTGTTAATCATAAAGGAAACATCAATTCTGATTTCCCTGCTATAACATCAATTGAGCAAATTATGCAAGACGGTAACTTTGAATTCTCATCAGTCTTCCAAGAATTGCTAAATTACACAGATACGAATTTGGAAATGGATGCTTCAACTGTGAATtttgcaaaattttcaaaatatgcgGACATTGAAGTTGCGCTGCCAACTGTTGATGAGAGGTCACACTCATATCTCCCTCTGAATTCAACAGCTTCTAAG GAAAGTGAAGGTGCACTTGACCAGGAAGCCAAATTTGCAGATAATATAATAGATATAGCTGACATTGAGGAGCACTTCAAAGAGCAGCAGAAATTGATGTCTGGCATAGGCATGCTACAAAAGGAG TTGGAAAAGTTAAGAAATGAAAATTTGTCGTCACTAATTCCTTTAGAAGATCATCAATTTTTGCCATCCCGACAGATTTTAGAGAGAGATTTATCACAACTTGACATG GCAAATGAGCAGCTGGGAAGCATTTATCCTTTATTCAAGGAACTTCCGGAAAGTGGCAAAGCATTGGAAAGAGTACTTGCCTTGGAACTTGAGTTTGCAGAAGCATTGCAATCAAAAAAGAAATTGGATTTCCACGTACAAAG CTCATTCCTGAAACAGCACAACAATGAGGCAGCAGTGCTCCAGAGCTTCAGGGACATCAACGAACTGATAAAGGAGATGCTGGAGTCGAAGACTCGATACGCTACTGTCGAAACCGAGCTCAAAGAGATGCACGGCCGATTCTCTCAACTCAGTCTGCAGTTTGCAGAGGTCGAAGGCGAGAGGCAAAAACTGTCGATGACACTCAAAAGTCGGGTACCTACAAGATCATAG
- the LOC122041576 gene encoding KH domain-containing protein HEN4-like — MAGRRNNNGKRSYSHSDHSENERSKRRNPGEERDTYIPGPEDCVFRYLCPGKKIGSIIGRGGEIVKQLRSETQARIRIGDTVRGCDERAITIFSTGEETNTLEDIDEKVCPAQDALFKVHDRLVTDDVVGDEDNDGDSPQVTARLLVPSDQIGSIIGKGGQIIQGIRSETGAQVRILKNDRLPACAISGDELLQINGEASVVKKALFQISSRLHGNPSRSHHLLFATSPSAFPGTNQFGVSSTAGPVIGIGPLVGSYRGYKGEATVDWLYPPARDEGAAKEFSLRLLCPSANIGGVIGKNGVIINQIRQESGASVKVDSNSAEDDCIITISAKEFFDDPISPAIDAAVRLQPRCSEKESAEPSYTTRLLVSTSQIGCLIGKAGSIISEMRRTTRANIRVLSKENVPKVASDDDEMVQISGEIDIARNALVCVTTRLKANLFERRENTLSTHASSAPHHRFPADAYDGSKYYGGRDSKVHGRGFSDSKGYGTSRDLLPSDAFGDYGGSQGGGSSYSSYDGYSRYGSTGLSGPNRYSHGKHHDY, encoded by the exons ATGGCTGGACGTCGAAACAACAATGGAAAAAGATCTTATTCTCACTCTGATCATTCTGAAAATGAACGAAGCAAGAGAAGAAATCCTGGTGAAGAAAGAGACACCTACATTCCTGGGCCTGAGGACTGTGTTTTCCGTTATTTGTGTCCAGGAAAGAAGATAGGAAGCATCATTGGGAGgggtggtgagattgtgaagcaATTGAGATCTGAAACACAAGCTAGAATTAGAATTGGGGACACTGTACGTGGTTGTGATGAGCGTGCCATAACCATTTTTAGCACAGGGGAAGAAACAAATACCCTTGAAGATATTGATGAGAAAGTCTGTCCTGCACAAGATGCTCTATTCAAGGTCCATGATCGACTTGTTACTGATGATGTAGTGGGTGATGAAGATAATGATGGTGACAGTCCTCAAGTTACTGCTCGACTACTTGTGCCATCTGATCAGATTGGGAGTATCATTGGGAAGGGAGGACAAATCATTCAAGGTATTCGTAGTGAGACTGGTGCTCAAGTACGGATTCTTAAGAATGATCGTCTCCCAGCTTGTGCCATTAGTGGTGATGAACTACTCCAG ATTAATGGAGAAGCATCAGTTGTGAAGAAGGCTCTTTTTCAAATTTCATCTCGTCTCCATGGTAATCCATCCCGGTCACACCACCTTCTTTTTGCCACTTCACCCTCAGCGTTCCCTGGCACAAATCAGTTTGGAGTCTCAAGCACTGCGGGTCCAGTAATTGGTATTGGCCCTTTGGTAGGTTCTTATAGAGGTTATAAAGGAGAAGCAACAGTAGACTGGCTTTACCCACCTGCTAGAGATGAAGGTGCTGCCAAGGAGTTCAGCTTACGTCTCCTCTGTCCTTCTGCAAATATTGGAGGTGTAATAGGAAAAAATGGTGTTATCATTAACCAGATAAGGCAGGAATCCGGAGCATCTGTTAAAGTAGATAGTAACTCTGCTGAAGATGACTGCATAATCACAATTTCTGCTAAAGAG TTCTTCGATGATCCAATCTCTCCTGCAATAGATGCTGCAGTCCGCTTGCAGCCCCGGTGTAGTGAAAAAGAATCTGCTGAACCTTCATATACCACCCGCCTTCTAGTATCCACATCGCAGATTGGTTGCTTGATTGGTAAAGCAGGATCAATCATCTCTGAGATGAGGAGGACCACACGAGCAAATATACGGGTGCTTTCAAAAGAAAATGTTCCAAAAGTTGCTTCTGATGACGATGAGATGGTTCAG ATTAGTGGAGAGATTGACATTGCAAGAAATGCTCTTGTTTGTGTGACAACTCGTCTGAAAGCCAATTTGTTTGAAAGAAGAGAGAACACATTATCTACACATGCCTCTTCTGCTCCTCACCATCGTTTCCCTGCTGATGCTTATGATGGGTCAAAATATTATGGAGGTAGGGATAGTAAGGTGCATGGCCGTGGGTTTTCAGATTCCAAAGGATATGGTACTTCCCGTGATTTGCTGCCCTCCGATGCTTTTGGAGATTATGGTGGTTCTCAG GGTGGTGGTAGCAGCTACAGTTCATATGATGGATACTCGCGTTATGGTAGCACTGG GTTATCGGGTCCTAACAGATATTCCCATGGGAAACATCATGATTATTAA
- the LOC122043814 gene encoding ethylene-responsive transcription factor ERF034-like: protein MVHARFAAYVVSRALSSALRSPSTRSRGTLNTARTAVSRMKPESDKAAAAAVEKQRRRRSRGEEEQRSGGSGEVRYLGVRKRQWGKWVSEIRLPRSRERIWLGSYDAPEKAARAFDAAAFCLRGAAARLNFPDQLPAEFTTAAASHEQIQAAAARHASNQPPPVMEETSPASPVLVGEEFSFAHDDFWCELYPVAAGNQCRERPAAAVAEDLEATPDNQEKPATEKSMEVRNDFYPFAYENFFSDEFFPVAAGNQCRERPAAAVAEDLEGTPDNQEKPAPEKSMEVRDDFYPIACEDFFSDELFPLPPPPPPAAADCYEDRIEIFDEFPTLWSF from the exons ATGGTCCACGCCCGATTCGCGGCTTACGTCGTGTCTCGAGCGCTTTCGTCGGCGCTGAGGTCACCTTCGACGCGGTCGCGCGGCACTTTAAATACCGCGCGCACCGCTGT CTCTCGAATGAAGCCCGAGAGTGacaaggcggcggcggcggctgtgGAGAaacagaggaggagaaggagtaGGGGAGAGGAGGAACAGAGGAGTGGCGGCTCAGGCGAGGTACGGTACTTGGGGGTGAGGAAGAGGCAGTGGGGGAAGTGGGTGTCGGAGATCCGCCTCCCGCGGAGCCGGGAGAGGATATGGCTCGGTTCTTACGACGCGCCGGAGAAGGCCGCACGGGCCTTCGACGCGGCCGCGTTCTGCCTCCGCGGCGCAGCCGCGCGCCTCAACTTCCCCGACCAGCTCCCGGCAGAATTCACGACGGCGGCCGCGTCGCACGAGCAAATCCAAGCCGCGGCGGCACGGCACGCCAGTAATCAGCCCCCGCCGGTGATGGAAGAGACCTCGCCGGCTTCGCCGGTGCTTGTAGGCGAAGAATTCTCTTTTGCGCACGACGACTTCTGGTGCGAATTATATCCGGTGGCGGCGGGGAACCAATGCCGTGAGCGGCCGGCGGCGGCAGTGGCGGAGGACCTGGAGGCGACGCCGGATAACCAGGAGAAGCCCGCGACGGAGAAGTCAATGGAAGTACGCAATGATTTTTACCCTTTCGCCTACGAGAACTTCTTCTCCGATGAGTTTTTTCCGGTGGCGGCGGGGAACCAATGCCGTGAGCGGCCGGCGGCGGCAGTGGCTGAGGACCTGGAGGGGACGCCGGATAACCAGGAGAAGCCGGCGCCGGAGAAGTCAATGGAAGTGCGCGATGATTTTTACCCTATCGCGTGCGAGGACTTCTTCTCCGATGAGCTTTTTCCGTTgccgccgccaccgccgccgGCAGCGGCGGATTGCTACGAGGATCGGATTGAGATCTTTGATGAATTCCCAACTCTCTGGAGCTTCTAG
- the LOC122041578 gene encoding co-chaperone protein p23-1-like yields MSKMSRHPSTKWAQSSDTIYITIELPDAKDVKLTLQPEGRFYFSATSGAENIPYELDFELFDKVNVDESKTAVGLRTIYYLIKKADKKWWSRLLKQGGKPPVYLKVDWDKWIDEEDEKENKSEGMNFDGMDFSNLNMGGVDDELDGDEDDDDEFAHPADEDGEDDVDDAEEAKPNGEQTAATSEPESKA; encoded by the exons ATGTCGAAGATGAG CCGACATCCATCTACAAAATGGGCACAAAGTTCTGACACAATTTATATTACAATTGAACTGCCGGATGCAAAGGATGTTAAGCTCACATTGCAGCCAGAAGGTCGTTTCTACTTCTCTGCAACTAGTGGAGCAGAGAACATTCCGTATGAGCTTGATTTCGAGTTGTTCGACAAGGTTAATGTCGAT GAGAGTAAAACAGCTGTTGGCTTGAGGACCATATACTACCTCATCAAGAAAGCTGATAAGAAATGGTGGAGCAGGCTGTTAAAGCAGGGAGGGAAGCCTCCTGTCTATTTGAAAGTCGATTGGGACAAGTGGATTGATGAGGAAGATGAGAAGGAAAATAAAT CCGAGGGCATGAATTTTGATGGCATGGACTTCTCG AACTTGAATATGGGTGGGGTTGACGATGAGCTTGATGgtgatgaagatgatgatgatgagttcGCACATCCTGCCGACGAGGATGGGG AGGATGATGTTGATGATGCCGAGGAAGCCAAGCCAAATGGAGAACAAACTGCAGCTACCAGTGAACCTGAAAGCAAAGCATGA